One Streptomyces sp. NBC_01217 genomic region harbors:
- the ssd gene encoding septum site-determining protein Ssd — protein MAESIARDRLPAVEVRRGGPLIVTEDVELLDDLLRLCAAAGAEPEVHHSLPERRGSWEQAPMVLVGDDAAQRCRGAVRRRGVMLVGRDQDAPDVWRRAVEIGAEYVLRLPDSEGWLVDQIANAAEGVGRPALTVGVIGGRGGSGASTLACALAVTAARAGRRTMLIDGDPLGGGIDVLLGGERAEGMRWPDFAHSKGRVGGGALEESLPALHGLRVLSWGRDDWVAIPPQAMRAVLAAARRLGGVVVVDLPRRVDESVAEALAQLDLGLLVVPGELRAVAAAKRVASMAQMVLDDLRVVARGPYAAGLDEQWVAQALGLPLAGELPLDAGLLAAQEADAPPGGSARAPLARFCTAFWERALASQGVGGRAVGGAS, from the coding sequence GTGGCTGAATCCATCGCACGGGATCGTCTGCCGGCTGTCGAAGTGCGACGGGGCGGACCGCTGATCGTGACCGAGGATGTGGAACTCCTCGACGATCTGCTGCGGCTGTGCGCTGCCGCCGGAGCGGAACCAGAAGTTCATCACTCGCTGCCCGAGCGCAGAGGCAGCTGGGAGCAGGCCCCGATGGTTCTCGTGGGGGACGATGCCGCCCAGCGGTGCCGCGGAGCGGTACGCAGGCGCGGCGTGATGCTCGTCGGCCGCGACCAGGACGCCCCGGATGTCTGGCGCCGCGCTGTGGAGATCGGGGCCGAATATGTGCTGAGGCTTCCCGACTCGGAGGGCTGGCTCGTCGACCAGATCGCCAATGCGGCGGAAGGTGTGGGACGGCCGGCACTCACCGTCGGGGTGATCGGCGGACGGGGTGGCTCCGGCGCATCCACCCTGGCCTGCGCCCTCGCAGTGACCGCGGCCAGGGCTGGACGGCGGACCATGCTGATCGACGGCGACCCGCTCGGCGGGGGCATCGACGTGCTGCTCGGTGGCGAACGGGCCGAGGGAATGAGGTGGCCGGATTTCGCCCATTCCAAAGGGCGGGTCGGCGGAGGCGCGCTGGAGGAGTCGCTGCCCGCACTGCACGGGCTGCGGGTGCTCAGCTGGGGCCGGGACGACTGGGTGGCCATCCCGCCGCAGGCCATGCGGGCCGTGCTGGCCGCTGCGCGCAGGCTCGGCGGGGTGGTGGTCGTCGATCTGCCGCGCCGGGTCGATGAGTCGGTGGCCGAGGCACTCGCACAGCTGGATCTCGGGCTGTTGGTGGTCCCCGGGGAGCTTCGCGCAGTCGCGGCGGCGAAGCGGGTGGCGTCGATGGCCCAGATGGTTCTGGACGACCTGCGGGTGGTGGCCCGCGGCCCGTATGCGGCGGGTCTCGACGAGCAGTGGGTGGCGCAGGCGCTCGGGCTGCCGCTCGCCGGTGAACTCCCGCTCGACGCAGGGTTGCTGGCTGCCCAGGAGGCCGACGCGCCGCCCGGCGGCAGTGCGCGCGCTCCACTGGCGAGGTTCTGCACGGCGTTCTGGGAGCGGGCGCTCGCCTCGCAGGGCGTGGGTGGACGCGCCGTAGGAGGTGCGTCATGA
- a CDS encoding HAD family hydrolase, with the protein MLCLVENRFLPRTAAFFDLDKTVIAKSSTLTFSKSFYHGGLINRRAVLRTAYAQFVFLAGGADHDQMERMREYLSALCKGWNVQQVKEIVAETLHDLIDPIIYDEAATLIEEHHTAGRDVVIVSTSGAEVVEPIGELLGADRVVATRLVVGDDGCFTGEVDYYAYGPTKAEAIRALAVSEGYDLSRCYAYSDSATDVPMLESVGHPHAVNPDRALRREATLREWPILVFDRPVRLKQRLPTFSMPARPALVAAAALGAAAVTAGLAWYTSRRRAITTSA; encoded by the coding sequence ATGCTCTGCCTTGTGGAAAACCGCTTCTTGCCGCGCACAGCAGCCTTCTTTGACCTGGACAAGACGGTCATTGCGAAGTCTTCGACGCTGACCTTCAGCAAGTCCTTCTACCATGGCGGACTGATCAACCGCCGCGCCGTACTGCGCACTGCGTACGCACAGTTCGTGTTCCTTGCCGGGGGTGCAGATCACGACCAGATGGAGCGGATGCGTGAATACCTCTCCGCGCTCTGCAAGGGCTGGAACGTCCAGCAGGTGAAGGAAATCGTCGCCGAGACCCTGCACGATCTGATCGACCCGATCATCTACGACGAGGCGGCGACGCTCATCGAGGAGCATCACACCGCCGGACGCGATGTGGTGATCGTCTCGACCTCGGGCGCAGAGGTCGTCGAACCGATCGGTGAGCTCCTCGGCGCCGATCGCGTCGTCGCCACCCGATTGGTCGTCGGCGACGACGGCTGCTTCACTGGTGAGGTGGATTACTACGCGTACGGACCGACCAAGGCCGAGGCGATCAGAGCGCTCGCGGTGTCGGAGGGGTACGACCTCTCACGCTGCTACGCCTACAGCGATTCCGCGACCGATGTACCGATGCTGGAGTCGGTCGGACACCCGCACGCGGTCAATCCGGACCGCGCCCTGCGGCGCGAGGCGACCCTCCGCGAGTGGCCGATTCTCGTCTTCGACCGACCGGTCCGGCTCAAGCAGCGACTGCCCACGTTCTCGATGCCGGCACGCCCGGCCCTGGTCGCGGCGGCCGCACTTGGCGCAGCCGCCGTCACGGCGGGACTCGCCTGGTACACCTCCCGCCGCCGCGCCATCACGACCTCCGCCTGA
- a CDS encoding oxidoreductase, with translation MSTTASDPLAALGALPGVADAVDSVRKAVDRVYGHRVMRRRSNEVTAEAALRGARGSAALSGADWNLEEVRRRTDFSGDGEAHVIGAALRLTAEAGQLLSIWRQSPLRVLARLHLVAAGGAAPDDAVGRPRLAGEPVDEPLIEAPLPDAGEVAGRLEGLSGMILSGTAAPALVTAAVVHGELLALRPFGSYNGLVARTAERIVLIGSGLDPKSICPAEVGHAEQGRAAYIAAFEGYMSGTPEGMAAWIAHCGRAVELGVRESTAVCEALQRGAA, from the coding sequence ATGAGTACGACTGCCTCTGATCCGCTCGCCGCCCTGGGCGCCCTGCCGGGAGTCGCCGACGCGGTGGACTCCGTACGCAAGGCCGTCGACCGGGTCTACGGTCATCGCGTCATGCGGCGCCGCAGCAACGAGGTCACCGCCGAAGCGGCACTGCGCGGCGCCCGCGGGTCGGCAGCGCTGTCCGGAGCCGACTGGAATCTGGAGGAGGTGCGCCGACGCACCGACTTCAGTGGTGACGGTGAGGCGCATGTGATCGGGGCGGCCCTGAGGCTCACCGCCGAAGCGGGCCAACTGCTCTCCATCTGGCGGCAGTCGCCGCTGCGTGTCCTGGCGCGGCTGCATCTCGTCGCGGCAGGCGGCGCGGCGCCCGATGACGCCGTCGGCCGGCCGCGGCTGGCGGGCGAACCGGTGGACGAGCCGCTGATCGAAGCGCCGCTGCCGGACGCCGGGGAGGTGGCCGGGCGTCTGGAGGGGCTCTCCGGAATGATCCTTTCGGGCACTGCGGCGCCCGCGCTGGTGACGGCAGCGGTCGTGCACGGGGAACTGCTGGCCCTGCGCCCCTTCGGTTCGTACAACGGCCTCGTCGCGCGGACGGCCGAGCGCATCGTGCTGATCGGGAGCGGGCTCGACCCCAAGTCGATCTGCCCCGCCGAGGTGGGCCACGCGGAACAGGGGCGGGCGGCGTACATCGCCGCGTTCGAGGGCTATATGTCGGGGACGCCGGAGGGGATGGCGGCCTGGATCGCGCACTGCGGTCGCGCGGTGGAGCTGGGCGTCAGGGAATCGACGGCGGTCTGCGAGGCGCTGCAGCGAGGCGCCGCGTAA
- a CDS encoding ATP-binding protein: MKIAFVGKGGSGKTTLSSLFIRHLAANEAHVVAVDADINQHLGAALGLDDQETAALPAMGAQLPLIKEYLRGSNPRIASAETMIKTTPPGEGSRLLRVREDNPIYDACAHTVRLDDGEIRLMATGPFTESDLGVACYHSKVGAVELCLNHLVDGPDDYVVVDMTAGSDSFASGMFTRFDMTFLVAEPTRKGVSVYRQYKEYARDFGVALKVIGNKVQGKDDLDFLRTEVGDDLLVSVGHSDWVRAMEKGRPARFELLEADNRMALQALQDAAEDSYEQRDWERYTRQMVHFHLKNAESWGNEKTGADLAAQVDPAFVLDERWVQNGAAQPA, translated from the coding sequence ATGAAGATCGCTTTCGTAGGGAAGGGCGGCAGCGGCAAGACCACGCTGTCCTCGCTCTTCATCCGTCACCTTGCCGCCAATGAAGCCCATGTCGTCGCGGTGGACGCCGACATCAACCAGCACCTCGGGGCCGCACTCGGCCTCGACGACCAGGAGACTGCGGCGCTGCCTGCCATGGGAGCCCAGCTGCCTCTGATCAAGGAGTATCTGCGCGGCAGCAATCCCCGCATCGCCTCCGCCGAGACGATGATCAAGACGACTCCGCCCGGCGAGGGCTCACGGCTGCTGCGGGTCCGCGAAGACAACCCGATCTACGACGCGTGCGCCCACACCGTCCGGCTCGACGACGGGGAGATCCGGCTGATGGCCACCGGGCCGTTCACCGAGTCGGATCTGGGCGTGGCCTGCTACCACTCGAAGGTCGGTGCCGTCGAGCTCTGCCTCAACCACCTCGTCGACGGCCCCGACGACTATGTCGTCGTCGACATGACAGCGGGTTCGGACTCCTTCGCCTCCGGGATGTTCACCCGCTTCGACATGACGTTCCTGGTCGCCGAGCCGACGCGTAAAGGCGTCTCGGTCTACCGCCAGTACAAGGAGTACGCGCGGGACTTCGGGGTCGCGCTGAAGGTCATCGGCAACAAGGTGCAGGGCAAGGACGATCTGGACTTCCTGCGTACCGAGGTGGGCGACGATCTGCTGGTCAGCGTCGGGCACTCCGACTGGGTACGGGCCATGGAGAAGGGCAGGCCCGCCCGGTTCGAGCTGCTGGAGGCTGACAATCGGATGGCCCTGCAGGCGCTGCAGGACGCCGCGGAGGATTCGTACGAGCAGCGGGACTGGGAGCGCTACACGCGGCAGATGGTGCACTTCCATCTGAAGAACGCGGAGAGCTGGGGCAATGAGAAGACGGGCGCCGATCTGGCCGCTCAGGTCGACCCCGCCTTCGTGCTCGATGAGCGGTGGGTGCAGAACGGCGCCGCTCAGCCGGCCTGA